From the Gemmatimonadaceae bacterium genome, one window contains:
- a CDS encoding DUF5615 family PIN-like protein, producing the protein MALHFLLDEHISPDVADALRLARPRLRVTTVRDWGVGMHLGIADDAMLAVAHAHKQTLVTYDQRTIVPLIKRLAEATIPHAGVIFVDERTFAPSDLGGLARALGVLWDELGRSDWTNRVAYLIR; encoded by the coding sequence GTGGCACTGCATTTTCTGCTCGATGAGCACATCTCTCCCGATGTCGCGGATGCCCTGCGACTGGCGCGTCCCCGGTTGCGCGTCACCACCGTCCGGGATTGGGGGGTCGGAATGCACCTCGGAATAGCTGATGACGCAATGCTCGCCGTCGCCCACGCTCACAAGCAGACGCTGGTCACGTACGACCAGCGGACGATTGTCCCACTCATCAAACGACTGGCGGAAGCCACAATACCGCACGCCGGGGTCATTTTCGTCGACGAAAGGACTTTCGCTCCCAGCGACCTCGGCGGATTGGCACGTGCACTCGGCGTACTATGGGACGAGCTCGGCCGATCCGACTGGACGAACCGCGTGGCGTACCTGATCCGCTGA
- a CDS encoding MoaD/ThiS family protein, which produces MSVTLALPTVLAKLAGGRRTLDADGLTLGEVVADVAGRFPDLAPRLRDESGAPYPFVTFYLNDDDVRFAGGFSAPVRDGDEIIIVPAIAGG; this is translated from the coding sequence ATGTCCGTAACACTCGCCCTCCCGACGGTGCTGGCGAAACTCGCCGGCGGTCGCCGCACACTCGACGCAGACGGCCTGACACTCGGCGAAGTCGTTGCCGATGTCGCCGGCAGATTCCCCGACCTTGCGCCGCGGCTTCGGGACGAATCGGGCGCGCCCTATCCCTTCGTCACCTTCTATCTCAATGATGACGACGTACGCTTTGCCGGCGGGTTCTCGGCGCCGGTGCGTGATGGCGACGAGATCATTATCGTCCCGGCAATTGCCGGAGGGTGA
- the aroH gene encoding chorismate mutase produces MDSEHGSNFEMTRVRAVRGATVVSADETRLVCDAVRELLNEMTRRNGIATDDIVSVLFTMTPDLKSEFPARAAHALDGWHEIPMLCTIEIDVPGALAKCIRVLMHAYSPLSRSEIRHAYLGDARQLRPDLLEGAGGWSL; encoded by the coding sequence ATGGACAGTGAGCACGGCAGCAATTTTGAGATGACGCGCGTACGGGCGGTGCGGGGAGCGACGGTGGTGAGCGCTGACGAAACACGGCTCGTCTGCGACGCGGTCCGCGAACTGCTCAACGAAATGACTCGACGAAACGGTATCGCGACGGACGACATCGTCAGCGTCCTGTTCACGATGACGCCCGATCTCAAAAGCGAGTTTCCGGCGCGGGCGGCGCATGCGCTCGACGGCTGGCACGAAATACCAATGCTGTGCACAATCGAGATCGACGTGCCCGGGGCGCTTGCAAAATGCATCCGCGTATTGATGCATGCTTACTCCCCGCTGTCCCGTTCGGAGATCAGGCACGCCTACCTGGGCGACGCGCGGCAGCTCCGGCCCGATCTGCTGGAAGGCGCCGGCGGCTGGTCACTGTAG
- the moeB gene encoding molybdopterin-synthase adenylyltransferase MoeB — protein MTVAQYSDHVSSGGATVSDSGALPPLSNEEILRYSRHLILPDVGMEGQRRLKAARVLLVGTGGLGSPAALYLAAAGVGTLGLVDFDVVDVTNLQRQVIHGTKDVGRPKIASASDRINDVNPHVTVEPHEVALTSANALEIAAEYDIIVDGTDNFPTRYLVNDTSVLLGKPNVYGSIFRFEGQASVFATADGPCYRCLFREPPPPGLVPSCAEGGVLGVLPGIIGTIQATETIKLILGVGESLAGRLLLVDTLGMQFRTVKLRRDPECPACGTREIRELIDYEQFCGVGHAQSGAAATHATGGGNSGIVELSPLDLSARIARGDDFDLIDVREPFEWEIARIEGARLIPLGTLAAAIPGLDPDRELVIYCKGGVRSLAAARQLEAEGFMRLNNVTGGIIRWSEEVDPTVARY, from the coding sequence ATGACAGTGGCCCAATACTCTGATCATGTAAGTTCAGGCGGAGCGACCGTTTCCGATTCAGGCGCACTTCCGCCGCTAAGCAACGAAGAGATCCTGCGCTACAGCCGGCATCTCATTCTTCCAGATGTCGGCATGGAGGGACAACGGCGCCTCAAGGCCGCGCGGGTGCTGCTGGTTGGGACCGGCGGCCTCGGCTCACCGGCGGCACTGTACCTTGCCGCTGCCGGCGTCGGCACACTCGGCCTCGTGGACTTCGACGTTGTCGACGTGACGAATCTGCAGCGACAGGTTATTCATGGCACGAAAGACGTCGGCCGCCCGAAGATCGCCTCAGCGAGCGACCGTATCAACGACGTAAATCCGCACGTGACGGTGGAGCCGCATGAGGTTGCGCTCACATCCGCCAACGCGCTCGAGATAGCCGCGGAATACGACATAATCGTCGACGGCACCGACAATTTCCCCACCCGTTACCTCGTCAACGACACTTCCGTCCTGCTCGGCAAGCCGAACGTGTACGGCAGCATTTTCCGCTTCGAGGGCCAGGCATCTGTATTCGCCACGGCCGACGGTCCCTGCTATCGGTGCCTGTTTCGCGAGCCTCCTCCACCGGGACTTGTGCCGAGCTGCGCGGAAGGCGGTGTGCTTGGCGTGCTGCCAGGAATTATCGGTACCATTCAGGCTACGGAAACCATCAAGCTCATTCTGGGCGTGGGCGAATCGCTCGCCGGCCGGTTGTTGCTGGTGGATACGCTCGGAATGCAGTTCCGCACAGTGAAGCTTCGACGCGATCCTGAATGCCCCGCGTGTGGAACACGGGAAATACGGGAGCTAATTGACTATGAGCAGTTCTGCGGTGTGGGTCACGCACAATCAGGCGCTGCCGCTACCCACGCGACGGGTGGCGGTAATTCCGGGATTGTCGAGTTGTCTCCACTGGATTTATCAGCGCGAATTGCCCGTGGTGATGACTTTGATCTCATCGATGTACGGGAGCCGTTCGAGTGGGAGATCGCGCGTATCGAGGGGGCGAGGCTGATTCCGCTGGGAACTCTGGCGGCCGCGATTCCGGGGCTCGATCCCGATCGCGAGCTGGTTATCTATTGCAAGGGCGGGGTACGGAGCCTCGCCGCCGCGCGGCAGCTTGAGGCCGAGGGATTTATGCGACTCAATAACGTGACTGGCGGCATAATCAGGTGGAGCGAGGAGGTGGACCCGACGGTCGCGCGGTATTAG